A window of Pseudomonas putida genomic DNA:
TGAACAACACCGCCAGGCCCCAGACCACCAGGTACTGCACCAGGCGGCGGCTGAACACGCTCATGAACAGCGCCCACACCAGCAGCACCGAGGCATGATCCCCCGGGAAACTCTTGCTGGAACGGTCTTTCAGTTCCCAGGCTGCTTCCAGGTTCGGGTAGTAGTCGCTGAGGTGCACCACATCGTCGAACATCATTGACGGGCTCTTGTGCTGCCAGCCGGCTGCATCAACCCACTTGGAAAACAGCGCGCGAATCACCACTAAGAGGATTAGCGTGACCAGGAAACCGAAAAAGGCCTGGCGCACCTGGGTTGCCTTGAACACCCAGTCGCCTCGTATAAGCACTGCCAGAAGGATCAGGCCGACGACGATGTCGAACGGGCGCAAGCTGCCGACAGTCCAGATGTAGCGCCAGGTGGTGTTGTCGGCCAGCGGCGCATTCAGGCTGTGGAACAGCCACTCGTCGAAAGTCAGGCACAAGATCTGGCCAAAGGGCCATAACCAGAAACACAGTAGAGCGATGGGAAGCAGCGTACAGGCTGCCAATGGCCCCCAGGACCACCTTGCTTGGAACAGTGGTCGATTGTCCATAAAATACCTCTATTGCAAACAGGAATCGGAGCGCCTTGTGAGCGCTCTGTCATGGGGTTCTCGCATGTTTCGACAACCCTTGTAACCATTTTGTCATCATTTTCAGATAGCCAAAACCTATGAGCGACTTGCCTGATACCGATTTCACCCAACGTTTCATCTTCGACGAGCGCGATGTGCGCGGCGAGTGGGTGTCTCTCGATGACAGCTACGCCGCGGTGCTGGCGCGTCATGAGTACCCGCAGCCGGTGCAGGCGTTGCTCGGCGAGCTGATGGCCGCCACCGCCTTGCTGGTGGGGGCGCTGAAGTTCGACG
This region includes:
- a CDS encoding phosphatase PAP2 family protein, producing MDNRPLFQARWSWGPLAACTLLPIALLCFWLWPFGQILCLTFDEWLFHSLNAPLADNTTWRYIWTVGSLRPFDIVVGLILLAVLIRGDWVFKATQVRQAFFGFLVTLILLVVIRALFSKWVDAAGWQHKSPSMMFDDVVHLSDYYPNLEAAWELKDRSSKSFPGDHASVLLVWALFMSVFSRRLVQYLVVWGLAVLFMLPRLVAGAHWGQDDYIGGLLMAVLALGWSCYTPLAAKGSALLLRWTAPLFNLLARLPLVGRMAVTR